The Corynebacterium comes genome window below encodes:
- the glyA gene encoding serine hydroxymethyltransferase, whose translation MTAESSLNQELSVLDPEVHAAIGGEIARQRDFLEMIASENFVPRAVLQAQGSVFTNKYAEGYPGRRYYGGCENADIVEDLARDRAKSLFNAEFANVQPHSGAQANASVLHALAEAGDKIMGLSLAHGGHLTHGMKLNFSGKLYQVAAYEVDPETHRIDMDRVREQALAERPKVLIAGWSAYPRTLDFEAFRSIADEVGALLWTDMAHFAGLVAADLHPSPVPYSDVVSTTVHKTLGGPRSGMILAKQEWAKKLNSAVFPGQQGGPLMHAIAAKAVALKVAGTEEFRDRQARTIEGAKILAERLTAADAKAAGIDVLTGGTDVHLVLADLRNSEMDGQQAEDLLHEVGITVNRNAVPNDPRPPMVTSGLRIGTPALATRGLDAAAFTEVADIIGTALVDGKNADIEKLRARVTKLTDQYPLYEGLEEWKIN comes from the coding sequence ATGACCGCTGAGTCTTCCCTCAACCAGGAACTGTCAGTTCTTGACCCCGAGGTCCATGCTGCCATCGGTGGCGAGATCGCCCGTCAGCGCGACTTCCTCGAGATGATCGCCTCCGAGAACTTCGTCCCCCGTGCCGTCCTGCAGGCGCAGGGTTCGGTCTTCACCAACAAATACGCAGAGGGCTACCCCGGTCGCCGGTACTACGGTGGTTGCGAGAACGCCGACATCGTCGAGGATCTGGCACGCGACCGCGCCAAGTCCCTGTTCAACGCCGAGTTCGCCAACGTCCAGCCGCACTCCGGCGCCCAGGCCAACGCCTCCGTGCTGCACGCCCTGGCTGAGGCCGGCGACAAGATCATGGGTCTGTCCCTGGCACACGGTGGTCACCTGACCCACGGCATGAAGCTGAACTTCTCCGGCAAGCTCTACCAGGTCGCCGCCTACGAGGTTGATCCGGAGACCCACCGCATCGACATGGACCGCGTCCGCGAGCAGGCCCTGGCAGAGCGCCCGAAGGTGCTCATCGCCGGCTGGTCCGCCTACCCGCGCACCCTGGACTTCGAGGCGTTCCGCTCCATCGCCGATGAGGTCGGTGCCCTGCTGTGGACCGATATGGCGCACTTCGCCGGTCTGGTCGCCGCTGATCTGCACCCGTCGCCGGTGCCGTACTCCGACGTTGTCTCCACCACCGTGCACAAGACCCTGGGTGGCCCGCGTTCCGGCATGATCCTGGCGAAGCAGGAGTGGGCCAAGAAGCTCAACTCCGCCGTCTTCCCGGGTCAGCAGGGCGGTCCCCTCATGCATGCGATCGCAGCGAAGGCCGTGGCCCTCAAGGTCGCCGGCACCGAGGAGTTCCGTGACCGTCAGGCCCGCACCATCGAGGGGGCGAAGATCCTGGCCGAGCGTCTCACCGCGGCCGACGCCAAGGCCGCAGGCATCGACGTGCTCACCGGCGGCACCGACGTCCACCTGGTTCTGGCTGATCTGCGTAACTCGGAGATGGACGGCCAGCAGGCCGAGGATCTCCTGCACGAGGTCGGCATCACCGTCAACCGCAACGCCGTCCCGAACGACCCGCGTCCGCCGATGGTCACCTCCGGCCTGCGTATCGGCACCCCGGCCCTGGCCACCCGCGGCCTGGACGCCGCCGCCTTCACCGAGGTCGCCGACATCATCGGCACCGCACTGGTGGACGGCAAGAACGCCGACATTGAGAAGCTGCGCGCCCGCGTGACCAAGCTGACCGACCAGTACCCGCTGTACGAGGGTCTGGAGGAGTGGAAGATCAACTAG
- a CDS encoding aminotransferase class IV, which translates to MTGTLWRWDGSGLVAAEEPESSPDVVDSWLEHDGYVGSWHLHRERFSASLPGLDVTDFLAAVRPVVPHQGQWFPRIEAHGDDLYLRVRPAPSLRTSTVLHVPSRPDARRSPRVKGPDLALLADLRSQAQALGADDAVLYSADGLVSEGANCALAWWEEGRLMVPAHPDQLPSVTVAATAAICGGLGRRPVTAEELMRHPVWAGSALHGWTIVTGWVMADGEHLAAVTGETPTTTSEMNTLLRWD; encoded by the coding sequence GTGACCGGGACGCTCTGGCGGTGGGACGGCAGCGGCCTGGTGGCGGCCGAGGAACCGGAGAGCAGCCCGGACGTCGTCGATTCCTGGCTGGAGCACGACGGTTACGTGGGCAGCTGGCATCTGCACCGGGAACGTTTCTCCGCCAGCCTGCCGGGACTGGACGTCACGGATTTCCTCGCCGCGGTCCGGCCGGTCGTCCCGCATCAGGGCCAGTGGTTTCCCCGTATCGAGGCCCACGGCGATGACCTGTACCTGCGGGTCCGTCCGGCACCCTCGCTGCGTACGTCGACGGTGCTGCATGTCCCGTCGCGTCCCGACGCCCGCCGTTCCCCGCGTGTGAAGGGACCTGACCTCGCCCTGCTCGCCGACCTGAGGTCGCAGGCGCAGGCCCTGGGGGCGGATGACGCAGTGCTGTACTCCGCCGACGGGCTGGTCTCCGAAGGGGCGAACTGCGCGCTGGCCTGGTGGGAGGAGGGCCGACTGATGGTTCCCGCACATCCCGATCAGCTCCCTTCCGTCACGGTCGCCGCCACCGCGGCGATCTGCGGTGGGCTCGGTCGTCGGCCCGTCACCGCGGAAGAACTCATGCGCCATCCGGTGTGGGCGGGTAGCGCCCTGCACGGCTGGACCATCGTGACCGGGTGGGTGATGGCCGACGGCGAACACCTGGCCGCGGTGACGGGGGAGACCCCGACGACAACCTCGGAGATGAACACCCTGCTGCGCTGGGACTGA
- the pabB gene encoding aminodeoxychorismate synthase component I, whose amino-acid sequence MRVLIIDNLDSFTWNLVAYVEDVTGITPEVITNAEPGWDVERVSHFDAVIISPGPGRPERPRDIGICLDVIRRAPVPILGVCLGHQAIAHVHGGVVRPAPEPVHGRISRIGHDGDGLFARVPARFDVVRYHSLMVDSLPDVLEVTARTDDGLVMALRHRELPQWGVQFHPESIGGEYGHEIVANFLDLARAWRRRWSLHTVTLDREVDAAAVHQLLFDAADHSFWLDSSDPARPTGRFSYLGDSSGPLSRVWQGRVGENLLDQLAEDLATHAIDPGEVDFDFTLGWVGYLGYELKAECGGHAAYTSDHPDLSLIFADRMVVIDHHARRTHLVALIGSGHDDAQRAWCARTAGLLAEVGAMEDEGASAGIAEVGPLSARHDREAYLRRIDDCLAEIRAGETYEVCLTNELRASGALDPQAYRQFRAVNPTPFGALLRFAELSILSSTPERFLTIDRGGRVESRPIKGTRPRSADPVEDARMREDLAANPKDRAENLMIVDLVRNDLTRVAAPGSVRAEPLFQVESYATVHQLVSTVSCDLAEGKTAVDAVRAAFPGGSMTGAPKIRTMEIIDRLEEGPRGVYSGAIGYFSLNGAMDLSMVIRTIVTDAAGLSYGVGGAIIALSDPVAEHEETITKSAPLLRLLEQEFPQ is encoded by the coding sequence GTGCGCGTCCTCATCATCGACAACCTGGATTCCTTCACCTGGAATCTCGTCGCCTACGTGGAGGACGTCACGGGGATCACCCCTGAGGTGATCACCAATGCCGAGCCCGGCTGGGATGTCGAACGCGTCTCACACTTTGATGCGGTGATCATCTCACCGGGGCCCGGCCGTCCGGAGCGCCCCCGTGACATCGGGATCTGTCTCGATGTCATCCGGCGGGCGCCCGTCCCGATTCTGGGGGTCTGCCTGGGCCATCAGGCCATCGCACACGTCCACGGCGGTGTGGTGCGCCCGGCCCCGGAGCCGGTCCATGGGCGGATCTCCCGGATCGGGCACGACGGGGACGGTCTCTTCGCCCGGGTCCCCGCGCGTTTCGACGTCGTCCGTTACCACTCGCTGATGGTCGATTCGCTGCCCGACGTCCTCGAGGTCACCGCCCGCACCGATGACGGCCTGGTCATGGCGCTGCGCCACCGGGAGCTGCCCCAGTGGGGTGTGCAGTTCCATCCGGAATCCATCGGTGGCGAGTACGGCCACGAGATCGTGGCGAACTTCCTCGACCTGGCACGTGCCTGGCGCCGACGCTGGTCCCTGCACACGGTCACCCTCGACCGGGAGGTCGATGCGGCGGCCGTCCACCAGCTGCTTTTCGACGCCGCCGACCACTCCTTCTGGCTCGATTCCTCCGACCCCGCACGCCCCACCGGCCGCTTCAGCTACCTCGGGGACTCTTCCGGGCCGTTGTCCCGCGTGTGGCAGGGCCGCGTGGGGGAGAACCTGCTGGATCAGCTCGCCGAAGACCTGGCGACCCACGCCATCGACCCCGGCGAGGTGGACTTCGACTTCACCCTCGGCTGGGTCGGCTACCTGGGTTATGAGCTCAAGGCCGAGTGCGGCGGACACGCGGCGTACACGTCTGATCACCCGGATCTCTCGCTCATCTTCGCGGACCGGATGGTGGTCATCGACCACCACGCCAGGCGGACCCACCTCGTGGCACTCATCGGTTCCGGGCACGATGACGCCCAGCGTGCCTGGTGCGCGCGGACCGCGGGACTGCTCGCGGAGGTGGGGGCGATGGAGGATGAGGGGGCGTCGGCAGGCATCGCTGAGGTGGGCCCCCTCTCCGCGCGGCATGACCGCGAGGCCTACCTTCGTCGCATCGACGACTGCCTCGCCGAGATCCGCGCAGGGGAGACCTACGAGGTCTGCCTGACCAATGAACTGCGCGCGTCCGGGGCGCTTGACCCGCAGGCCTACCGGCAGTTCCGTGCCGTCAACCCCACCCCTTTCGGTGCGCTGCTGCGATTCGCGGAGCTCTCGATCCTCTCCAGTACTCCGGAGCGTTTCCTCACCATCGACCGTGGTGGTCGGGTGGAGTCGCGGCCGATCAAGGGCACGCGTCCCCGCTCGGCGGACCCGGTCGAGGACGCCCGCATGCGCGAGGACCTGGCGGCCAATCCGAAGGACCGGGCGGAGAACCTCATGATCGTCGACCTGGTGCGCAATGACCTCACCCGTGTCGCAGCCCCGGGCAGCGTACGGGCGGAGCCCCTCTTCCAGGTCGAGTCCTACGCCACCGTCCATCAGCTGGTGAGCACCGTCAGCTGCGACCTGGCCGAGGGGAAGACCGCGGTGGATGCGGTGCGCGCGGCGTTTCCGGGTGGTTCGATGACGGGGGCCCCGAAGATCCGCACGATGGAGATCATCGACAGGCTCGAGGAAGGCCCGCGCGGGGTGTACTCCGGCGCGATCGGGTACTTCTCGCTGAACGGTGCGATGGACCTGTCGATGGTGATCCGCACGATAGTCACCGACGCGGCGGGACTGTCCTACGGCGTCGGCGGGGCGATCATCGCACTCTCGGATCCGGTGGCCGAGCATGAGGAGACGATCACCAAGTCCGCGCCCCTGCTGCGTCTGTTGGAGCAGGAGTTCCCGCAGTGA